The window GCTAAAGCGAATCCTCCAAGCAATACCATTATTGCCATTTTTGAATCAACGGCAATCAATCCACCTAACTTTCTTGTATCGGATGTTTTTGTAAGGTAGTACACAGTACCGAATCCGATAAATAACAATGCAGTTATGACAATTTCGTTTGCTGCCTGGAACAATGCCGCTGCGATTGAATATTGTGTTCCTATACCAAAACCTAATGCAATGAAACCAAGTTCCCCTACTGCAAGGAATGCTATCATTCTTCTAAAGTCTACCTCCATTGCAGACATTGCAATGCTTAAAGCCATTGCAAGAATAGCAAATACGATTATTGCTGTATTGAAGTAAGGGATATATACGAATATCTTATACATTGCAATTCCAAATGCAAGCATGCACAATACTGAAAATCCTTGTAATATTGCAGATCCGTTAGGTCTTGCTTTTGAGTAAACAGCGGATTTTATAGTGTGGAATGGAGGCAATCCTGCTGAATATAACCATCCAAACAATATCAATGCAAAACCAATCACCAAGCTTGGAGCATAAGGGTTTACATAGTTGTTGCTTATTGCAAAGATAATATCGTTGATGTTTACTGAACCGACTGTACCAAGTATGAATCCAATACCTAACAATAGCATTGGTCCGCCTATTGCACCTAAAATAAGGTATTTCAAAGCGATTTCATAATTGTCTTCAGTGCTTGAAGCTATAATGATACCCACTTGGGTTAAAGCTGTAATTTCAAAGAAAACATACATATTGAAAATATCATTTGAAAGCATCAATGCGGTTACAGACGCTATACCCATAAAGATAAGGTATAAGTAAGGGCCAGACACTTCCTTTTTCTCAGAGAAGTATGTCAATACTGCCAAGAATGCAACGATGCCCATCAGGAATATGAAAATCCTTTCAATATTTTCAAAGACATAAACAATACCCGTATTGTAGCTTGCCACAAGAGTGCCAACCAAGTTTGATGGAAGTGAGTTTGCAAGAAGTGCTGGATCGTGACCTCCGAAGTATTGGATGCCGACAGCTGCAATGATTGCAATTACAGGAATTGCAATAGCCACTACAATTGAAATGGCCTTTACGGTTTTGTCCTTTCCACCAAATATGTTAACGATTAAAGCAGCTAATATTGGAATGACAACCATTAAAGGAATTAGATAATTCATTTTTCATCCCCCATCATTTCAGATACGCTTAAGGTTCCATGCTTTCTGTATAAAACCATAGCTAAAGCCAACATCACTGCTAAAGTACTTGCACCAATTACAATACTTGTAAGAACTAATGCTTGAGGCAAAGGATATGCTGCATTTGCTGCAAACCAGTCTGCAGTCATGCCTGGCAAGAAGATAGGCACGACTCCACCTGCTTTAAATCCTAAGCAGATCAGGAATAGGTTTACACCTTCCTCAATAAAAGCAATACCAATGATTTTCTTAATAAGATTATCAATGAAGATTGCTGCAAATAGTCCAATAATTATAAATGCGCCAGAAGCGAATAAAGAAGCCAATTGAATATCCATCATAAACTATGCCTCCTCCCTTCTAGTTTTTAAAACAGCCAATGCGATAAATACTGGCACAATAGCCCCTTCTACAATAGCTTGAGTTAAAGCTACATCAGGAGCAAGCAAGATCTGGAATAAGAACGCTACACAAAAACCAGAAATGCCAGTTAAAATAGCTGCCTTAAGCAAGTCATTTTGTAAAAGTGCGATAATAGCGCTTAAAACTGCAACAAAAATAACTATATATTCAATCATTGCCATCATCCTCACTTTTTTCATCTAAATTCTCATCAATACTTGAATCATCACTCATATCCAAATTATCTTCAAGAAGAACTTCATCAACCAAATCGGTTTCATCTTCATCTTCTTCCTCAGCAGAAGTTTCCTCAAGATTTGGATTAAGTACTGGATTATTAAGAGTATCTTCACTATGGAAATAAGCATTAGCTAATGCATGAGCCAATAATGGCGCTAGGAATAAATAAATAAGGGCAAATAAAGGTTGACCTAAAGCAAGGAATGCAATTATTCCTGCAATATCAACAATACCTAAAATATGAATTCTAGCGTAGACTACATTATCTAAGTTTCTATCAATTCTTAAAACACCTACTACTGCAATCAATATCAGAAGTGCAGAAATGACAAGCAAGATTGATTGAATCATATTGATTATACCAGGATCAATTCCAAACATCATTTATGCCCTCCTCATAACTGCTGCATAAGCTATTGTTCCAACAATACCTAATAGAAGCAATGCTAGAGCAATATCCTTGAAAAATCCTATATTAAATATTGTACCGACTGTTATAAGTAGCAAAGTAAGTGCTAAAGTAAATGAAGAAGTACCTATAAGTCCCATAGATGTAGATTTATATGTAATAATCCTCAATGTTGCAATTAGAAATACAATCAATGCAACTATTAAAAAACACTCAGAAATCAATA of the Methanobrevibacter ruminantium genome contains:
- a CDS encoding DUF4040 domain-containing protein translates to MIEYIVIFVAVLSAIIALLQNDLLKAAILTGISGFCVAFLFQILLAPDVALTQAIVEGAIVPVFIALAVLKTRREEA
- a CDS encoding cation:proton antiporter subunit C, producing MMDIQLASLFASGAFIIIGLFAAIFIDNLIKKIIGIAFIEEGVNLFLICLGFKAGGVVPIFLPGMTADWFAANAAYPLPQALVLTSIVIGASTLAVMLALAMVLYRKHGTLSVSEMMGDEK
- the ehbF gene encoding energy conserving hydrogenase EhbF codes for the protein MNYLIPLMVVIPILAALIVNIFGGKDKTVKAISIVVAIAIPVIAIIAAVGIQYFGGHDPALLANSLPSNLVGTLVASYNTGIVYVFENIERIFIFLMGIVAFLAVLTYFSEKKEVSGPYLYLIFMGIASVTALMLSNDIFNMYVFFEITALTQVGIIIASSTEDNYEIALKYLILGAIGGPMLLLGIGFILGTVGSVNINDIIFAISNNYVNPYAPSLVIGFALILFGWLYSAGLPPFHTIKSAVYSKARPNGSAILQGFSVLCMLAFGIAMYKIFVYIPYFNTAIIVFAILAMALSIAMSAMEVDFRRMIAFLAVGELGFIALGFGIGTQYSIAAALFQAANEIVITALLFIGFGTVYYLTKTSDTRKLGGLIAVDSKMAIMVLLGGFALAGVPPFNGFQSKLMLVQAALDAGYTELAVLAIIVSVVIFFTFVKAFHTVYLQPKPNDLKFAHDKIPKATVFSVAVLLIICLALGIFPNIVTDVFIPFAGGLI
- a CDS encoding monovalent cation/H+ antiporter complex subunit F, yielding MDILLISECFLIVALIVFLIATLRIITYKSTSMGLIGTSSFTLALTLLLITVGTIFNIGFFKDIALALLLLGIVGTIAYAAVMRRA
- a CDS encoding cation:proton antiporter, coding for MMFGIDPGIINMIQSILLVISALLILIAVVGVLRIDRNLDNVVYARIHILGIVDIAGIIAFLALGQPLFALIYLFLAPLLAHALANAYFHSEDTLNNPVLNPNLEETSAEEEDEDETDLVDEVLLEDNLDMSDDSSIDENLDEKSEDDGND